In Flavobacterium sp. N3904, one DNA window encodes the following:
- a CDS encoding glycoside hydrolase family 97 protein, with amino-acid sequence MKKICCILCLTLSLYSFAEKTANYSFLNSDKTIKIEFNLTQKKTPFYKVFFKNKLVINNSELGIIREDADFYTNMKIVNVSEAKPVTSNYSMLQGKRKNISYAANQYIVSLQNKIGEAMEIIFQLSHDGIALRYHFPKTSNDIKKITEEKTTYNFDATAKAWLQPMSKAKTGWKETNPSYEEHYAIGVPVNTKPAIGQGWVYPALFNANDAWVLITETGLQDNYCGSRLVYNDISKALQVTFPQKEEIFPNGALNPESQLPWYTPWRIITVGSLKTITESTLGTDLADPAIPMDTSFIKSGLSSWSWVLLKDDSVNFETTLQFIDYASSMNWPYCLIDADWDTRIGDTKMKELVAYAATKNVKLLVWYNSSGSWNSTEYHPKGKLLTHDDRDKEFSKLKEIGIAGIKVDFFGGDGQSMIAYYHAILKDAAAHQLMINFHGATLPRGWQRTYPNLLSTEAVKGQEYITFFQEIADLEPSHCAMLPFARNVFDPMDFTPMVLDSIPNIKRKTTPAFELALPVLFLSGIQHIAETPVGMAKMPKYVVDYLKDIPTNWDDSKFIDGYPGRFIVMARKKDNVWHIVGINGENKVKEIELDLSFVTDESGYIILENGKGFEQQMITKNKKLKVTMEPNGGFVVKI; translated from the coding sequence ATGAAAAAAATTTGCTGCATCCTTTGCTTGACTCTTTCATTATATTCATTTGCTGAAAAAACTGCCAATTATTCGTTTCTCAATTCAGATAAAACTATAAAAATTGAATTTAACCTAACCCAAAAGAAAACACCTTTCTATAAAGTTTTTTTTAAAAATAAATTGGTCATCAACAATTCGGAGCTTGGGATTATTCGCGAAGATGCCGATTTTTATACCAATATGAAGATTGTAAACGTATCTGAAGCCAAACCGGTAACGTCCAATTATTCGATGCTCCAAGGGAAACGAAAAAACATCAGTTATGCTGCCAATCAATATATAGTAAGCTTGCAAAACAAAATAGGAGAAGCGATGGAGATTATTTTTCAGCTTTCCCATGACGGAATTGCTTTGCGTTACCATTTTCCTAAAACTTCGAATGATATCAAGAAAATTACGGAAGAGAAAACTACCTATAATTTTGATGCGACCGCAAAAGCGTGGTTGCAACCCATGTCTAAAGCCAAAACGGGATGGAAAGAAACCAATCCGTCATACGAAGAGCATTATGCAATAGGCGTTCCTGTAAATACAAAGCCAGCGATTGGACAAGGGTGGGTGTATCCGGCTTTGTTCAATGCCAATGATGCTTGGGTTTTGATTACCGAAACTGGATTGCAGGATAACTACTGTGGTAGCCGATTGGTTTATAATGATATCTCCAAAGCACTACAAGTTACCTTTCCTCAAAAAGAAGAGATTTTCCCCAACGGCGCTCTTAATCCGGAATCGCAATTGCCCTGGTACACGCCTTGGCGAATTATTACTGTGGGTTCTTTGAAAACGATTACAGAAAGCACGCTTGGAACCGATTTGGCCGATCCTGCGATTCCTATGGATACTTCTTTTATCAAAAGTGGATTGTCTTCTTGGAGTTGGGTGTTGCTAAAAGACGACTCGGTTAATTTTGAAACTACTTTGCAGTTTATTGATTATGCATCCAGTATGAATTGGCCGTATTGCCTGATTGATGCCGATTGGGATACCAGAATTGGTGATACCAAAATGAAGGAATTGGTAGCTTACGCCGCAACCAAAAACGTAAAGCTATTGGTTTGGTACAATTCCTCGGGGTCTTGGAACAGTACGGAATATCATCCAAAAGGGAAATTACTAACCCACGATGATAGAGACAAAGAATTTTCAAAACTTAAGGAAATAGGTATTGCGGGAATCAAAGTCGATTTTTTTGGAGGTGACGGTCAATCGATGATTGCCTATTACCACGCGATCTTAAAAGATGCAGCGGCACATCAATTGATGATTAATTTTCACGGGGCGACGTTACCTAGAGGATGGCAACGTACGTACCCCAATTTATTGTCTACTGAGGCTGTGAAAGGACAAGAATATATTACGTTTTTTCAGGAAATTGCCGATTTGGAGCCTAGCCATTGTGCTATGCTTCCTTTTGCCCGAAATGTTTTTGATCCAATGGATTTTACGCCTATGGTATTGGATTCTATCCCGAACATCAAGCGCAAAACAACACCCGCTTTTGAGTTGGCTTTGCCTGTTTTGTTTTTGTCCGGGATTCAGCATATTGCAGAGACGCCTGTTGGTATGGCTAAAATGCCTAAATATGTGGTAGACTATCTAAAGGACATTCCGACCAATTGGGATGATTCCAAATTCATTGACGGTTACCCTGGAAGGTTCATTGTTATGGCCAGAAAAAAAGACAACGTTTGGCATATCGTTGGAATCAATGGAGAAAATAAAGTCAAAGAAATAGAACTTGATTTGTCATTTGTAACCGATGAGTCGGGATATATTATTTTAGAAAATGGGAAAGGTTTTGAACAACAAATGATCACCAAAAACAAAAAGCTCAAAGTAACAATGGAACCCAATGGAGGGTTTGTTGTAAAGATTTAA
- a CDS encoding DUF3871 family protein, producing MEMELIKVRTEQEHIEKNHPAQALLAQEESFIDMSTQRVAPIIKSPFIEANTEEVSLLHLKEKCVIPVFTKDNETTLSHQEFIDVALNCVTRFFPNQIIDAPEIRVSHQIKGRTPDALYIAAKELLEHQRTSYFERMAFIIRVPGIKANINGNDLALTIGGVRAYNMENLYNKKTFEKFKFFIGFQNMVCCNLCVSTDGYQSDIKAMSYVDLEDKMLQVIQNYNAQEHINSMQNLLDYSLSERDFAQIIGKGRLYNYLPKKEKSLLPELLLNDGHLSTIAKDYYQDESFCRNSNGDINMWEFYNLLTGSNKASYVDTFLDRGVNAFGFATGVSKALSGSSTNYSWFLS from the coding sequence ATGGAAATGGAACTCATAAAAGTTAGAACAGAGCAGGAGCATATAGAAAAAAATCATCCAGCACAAGCACTCTTAGCCCAAGAAGAATCATTTATTGACATGAGTACACAACGAGTAGCACCTATTATAAAATCTCCTTTCATTGAGGCTAACACAGAAGAAGTTAGCCTTTTGCATTTAAAGGAAAAATGTGTAATACCTGTTTTTACAAAGGATAATGAAACAACATTATCCCATCAAGAGTTTATTGATGTTGCCTTAAACTGTGTGACGAGGTTCTTTCCAAATCAAATAATTGACGCTCCAGAAATACGTGTATCCCACCAGATTAAAGGAAGGACACCTGACGCGCTTTATATAGCTGCAAAAGAATTGCTTGAACATCAGCGTACATCATACTTTGAAAGAATGGCTTTTATTATAAGAGTTCCGGGAATTAAAGCAAATATAAATGGGAATGATTTAGCATTAACAATCGGAGGAGTAAGAGCTTACAATATGGAGAACCTTTACAACAAAAAAACCTTTGAAAAATTCAAGTTCTTTATTGGATTCCAAAATATGGTTTGCTGTAACCTATGTGTTTCCACAGATGGTTACCAAAGTGATATTAAAGCAATGAGTTACGTTGACCTAGAGGATAAAATGCTACAAGTTATTCAAAATTATAATGCACAAGAACATATTAACTCTATGCAAAACTTACTTGATTATTCCTTGTCTGAAAGGGATTTTGCTCAAATCATTGGTAAAGGCAGATTGTATAATTATCTCCCTAAAAAGGAAAAATCCTTGTTACCTGAATTACTACTTAATGATGGTCACCTTTCTACAATTGCCAAAGATTACTACCAAGACGAAAGTTTTTGTAGAAATTCTAATGGCGATATTAATATGTGGGAGTTTTACAATCTACTAACAGGAAGCAACAAAGCTTCCTATGTAGATACATTCCTTGACAGAGGAGTTAATGCCTTTGGCTTTGCCACTGGTGTATCAAAAGCACTAAGTGGTAGTTCTACCAACTATTCTTGGTTTTTGAGTTGA
- a CDS encoding phage integrase SAM-like domain-containing protein — protein sequence MATVNFLYRSTKNSGDLTLRLLFRKFGDDIIIGANSRITIEKVFWKKQLNQKNLKDINHINDQTKYKKIINDLSVHILNQLKKTDLNIVNKEWLQHHIDIFYNPEELQPKVPVFLTDYFDYYIELLITNRNTKKKLVTTRNKLTIYEKKTKIKLAIEELNNFKLHTFKQYLTDLKYNQNTIIGDLTNIKTICRHAKTALNVNEEIFNWSLKK from the coding sequence ATGGCAACAGTTAATTTTTTGTACAGGTCCACTAAAAACAGTGGTGATTTAACTCTCAGATTATTATTTAGAAAATTTGGTGATGATATTATTATTGGCGCAAATTCAAGAATTACAATAGAAAAAGTATTTTGGAAAAAGCAATTAAATCAAAAAAACCTAAAAGACATCAATCATATTAATGATCAAACTAAGTATAAAAAGATAATTAATGATTTATCAGTACATATTCTTAACCAATTAAAAAAAACAGATTTAAATATAGTTAATAAAGAATGGCTACAACACCATATTGACATTTTTTATAATCCGGAAGAATTACAACCAAAAGTTCCAGTATTTTTAACAGATTATTTTGACTATTACATCGAATTATTAATAACAAATAGAAACACTAAAAAAAAATTAGTTACTACAAGAAATAAACTTACCATATATGAGAAAAAAACAAAAATAAAATTGGCTATTGAAGAATTGAATAATTTCAAACTACATACATTTAAACAATATTTGACAGATTTAAAATATAACCAAAATACAATTATAGGTGATTTAACAAATATTAAAACTATTTGCAGACATGCAAAAACTGCCTTAAATGTTAATGAGGAAATCTTTAATTGGTCTTTAAAAAAATAA
- a CDS encoding helix-turn-helix domain-containing protein — MADAIMVHNLDVHQLQEVIISTLKEQLNDVFEALKREKNETLLTREETYKLLKINSTTLWYWTKAGKLKCYGIANRRYYKKSEILECLTLLKS; from the coding sequence ATGGCAGATGCAATTATGGTACATAATCTAGATGTACACCAACTACAAGAAGTAATCATTTCAACTTTAAAAGAACAGTTGAATGATGTATTTGAGGCTCTAAAAAGAGAAAAAAACGAAACTCTTTTAACTAGAGAAGAAACCTACAAGTTACTAAAAATTAACTCAACAACCTTATGGTATTGGACTAAAGCAGGAAAGCTTAAGTGCTATGGCATTGCCAATAGGAGGTATTATAAAAAAAGTGAAATACTTGAGTGTTTAACTCTTTTGAAAAGTTAA
- a CDS encoding ATP-binding protein, translating to MENFRVIGLKIEDGCNPKIHKVLEPKVIYYFYTDIKIDEKSEEITINNKYCKNLYELPNVHINISAIAGKNGSGKSTIIDLLFMIINNLSYVNKDFIDQLDFIEGLQASLYFETDNFYKLVIKDDTFEVFKYTDNKISETAETDFELHKLFYTVAINYSQYALNSLEIGNWIGGLFHKNDGYQIPIVINPMRTEGNFDINTENNLAKSRLITNLVRPVKDGDINFRIISENLIAKRLKLTSNNRNLHDKILYTKIEKSKERANGKESLKELRINVKLNDLKIDLNLILNKISEVYDFKISDLGVYEYEDIINPILKISLDYLVYKLVNIALVYPNYSHYFDRETNSFVNDKFESYLKELLFDDKSHIGFKIKQTLNFLKYHHYSLTTQSLTFDSITKKIDLLINNSKNDLKEENRIELIPPPIFKTEIILETIKGDKETVEFHTLSSGEKQLIYSVSSILYHLINLDSVGKGIKYSNVNIVLDEIELYFHPDFQRKYIKYILDSISVIKFNSIKNINFCFITHSPFILSDIPTSNVMFLELNQEKNKFTEQIRVLANTFSANIHDLLAQSFFLKNGYMGEFAIYKIKEVISKLDIIKKDKQNISDALLKEELIKIKDVIDIIGEPILRQKLNELFDESTIDYESTEDKISRLEFELSQAKEEQKRTNS from the coding sequence ATGGAAAATTTTAGAGTTATTGGGTTAAAAATAGAAGATGGTTGTAATCCGAAGATACATAAAGTACTAGAGCCAAAAGTTATTTATTATTTCTACACAGATATCAAAATAGATGAAAAATCGGAAGAGATAACTATTAATAATAAATATTGTAAAAACTTGTATGAACTTCCGAATGTTCATATTAACATTTCAGCAATCGCGGGTAAAAATGGGAGTGGTAAAAGCACAATAATCGATTTGTTATTTATGATTATTAATAATCTCTCATATGTAAATAAAGATTTTATAGATCAATTAGATTTTATAGAAGGCTTACAAGCATCATTATATTTTGAAACAGATAATTTTTATAAACTTGTAATAAAAGACGATACTTTTGAAGTTTTTAAATACACAGATAACAAAATTTCTGAAACGGCAGAAACTGACTTTGAGTTGCATAAACTTTTTTACACTGTTGCAATAAATTATTCACAATATGCACTGAACTCATTAGAAATAGGGAATTGGATAGGTGGATTATTTCATAAAAATGATGGCTATCAAATACCAATTGTCATCAATCCAATGAGAACTGAAGGAAATTTCGATATTAATACAGAAAATAATTTAGCTAAATCCAGGCTTATTACTAACTTGGTAAGACCAGTAAAAGACGGAGATATTAATTTTAGAATAATAAGTGAGAATCTCATTGCTAAGAGATTGAAATTAACTTCTAATAATAGAAACCTCCACGATAAAATACTTTATACTAAAATAGAAAAAAGTAAAGAAAGAGCTAATGGGAAAGAATCTTTGAAGGAATTAAGAATTAATGTAAAATTAAATGACTTAAAAATCGATTTAAATTTAATTTTAAACAAGATTAGTGAGGTTTATGATTTTAAAATTTCCGATTTAGGAGTTTATGAATATGAAGACATAATTAATCCTATTTTAAAGATAAGCCTTGATTATTTAGTGTATAAATTAGTAAATATAGCTTTAGTTTATCCTAATTATTCACATTACTTTGATAGAGAAACAAATTCATTTGTCAATGATAAATTTGAATCTTATTTGAAAGAACTTTTATTTGACGATAAAAGTCATATAGGGTTTAAAATAAAGCAAACACTAAATTTTTTAAAATACCACCATTATAGTTTGACAACACAAAGTCTAACATTTGATAGTATTACAAAAAAGATAGATTTACTAATTAATAATTCTAAAAATGATTTAAAAGAAGAAAATAGAATAGAATTGATTCCTCCCCCTATTTTTAAAACGGAAATCATTTTGGAAACTATTAAAGGGGATAAAGAGACCGTCGAATTTCATACATTGAGCTCCGGTGAAAAACAATTGATTTATTCTGTAAGTTCAATCTTGTATCATCTTATAAACTTAGACTCAGTTGGTAAGGGCATTAAGTATAGTAATGTAAATATCGTTTTAGATGAAATTGAATTATATTTTCATCCTGATTTTCAAAGAAAATATATAAAGTATATTTTGGATAGCATTAGTGTTATCAAATTTAACAGCATAAAAAACATTAATTTTTGTTTCATAACCCATTCTCCATTTATATTATCAGATATACCAACATCAAATGTTATGTTTTTAGAATTAAATCAAGAGAAAAATAAGTTTACAGAACAAATTAGGGTATTAGCAAATACATTTTCTGCTAATATACATGATTTATTAGCTCAGAGTTTTTTCTTGAAAAATGGGTATATGGGAGAATTTGCAATATATAAAATTAAAGAAGTAATCTCAAAACTTGATATTATAAAAAAAGATAAACAAAATATCAGTGATGCATTGCTTAAAGAGGAGTTAATTAAGATTAAGGATGTAATTGATATTATTGGTGAGCCAATATTAAGACAAAAATTAAATGAACTTTTTGACGAATCAACTATAGATTACGAATCAACTGAAGACAAAATAAGTAGGTTGGAATTTGAATTATCTCAAGCAAAAGAAGAACAAAAAAGAACAAATTCATGA
- a CDS encoding tyrosine-type recombinase/integrase gives MPDYLDNARDWLIISCYTGQRVSDFMNFDKSKIRIETNSKGKKVSLIEFTQMKTKQNIALPLHPEVVKILNKRKGEFPRPISDVNYNKYIKLVALKANINELMEGSKLDGSINRKVKKVYTKDELVTSHIGRRSFATNYYGVIPTPLIMSATGHQSEKMFLNYIGKSQTDRAKSLSKYFYHEVF, from the coding sequence TTGCCAGATTATTTAGACAATGCAAGAGATTGGCTAATCATTAGTTGCTATACTGGGCAGAGGGTTTCTGACTTTATGAATTTTGATAAATCAAAAATTAGAATTGAAACTAATTCAAAAGGAAAAAAAGTCTCCTTAATTGAATTTACTCAAATGAAAACAAAGCAAAATATCGCTTTACCTTTGCATCCTGAAGTAGTTAAAATTTTGAATAAAAGAAAAGGAGAATTTCCTAGACCAATATCAGATGTAAATTACAACAAATACATAAAGTTAGTAGCCCTAAAAGCAAATATAAATGAGTTGATGGAAGGTTCTAAGTTAGACGGCAGTATTAATAGAAAAGTTAAGAAAGTTTATACAAAAGACGAACTTGTTACTTCTCATATTGGCAGAAGGTCATTTGCAACTAATTACTACGGAGTTATACCAACACCATTAATTATGAGTGCAACTGGGCATCAATCTGAAAAAATGTTTTTAAATTACATCGGAAAAAGTCAAACAGACAGAGCTAAGTCATTATCTAAATATTTTTACCATGAAGTTTTCTAA
- a CDS encoding T9SS type A sorting domain-containing protein, whose protein sequence is MKKLYSLLLLAIFGFFSSYAQTIDETFIKPIPYKAAKISVIRKLPDGKILLGGDIAFYKDKKVNNLIRLNADYSLDETFLFNDPDNLKIKKVQLQSNGDIVVLAHVDNPYNFNNEKGIIFQLSTEGEIKTEITGLVDITSIGIQNDDKILVSGGTWAVDNGYLRRYNSDFSIDETFKNDIFFDKEVTDVKVFGSSIYASGLFSLVDGITKNSIVKLNPDGIIDASFDVGVGANGHGFSMTPLDDGKLIVSGNFLSIVDNVQSYNMARLNLDGSIDDSFSSQYYSYANSSVVIKDSFIYLDAEINDGIVSRPYLIRLNADGALDERFNRVKLDEFGMDDFALNFIDDKIFYTNSGQVGNRYGLSISDLDGNTIDSSELQPSKSGSFETGGYFDGKLVVKGDFMKINDVETFGIGLLDENGTVDETFVFPKYLGEIRQFQIIDNTTIFVSTKDKFLKLDNTGNILKDFDFKKDSQLLRIEQFKVLDNGKILITDQWGLYILNEEGIQEAIFPINSDPNFWATGIKFEMQNNQIICGYLLNSFSSGYVPKLIRFNLDTSIDSNFNIGQGPDSLFEKIKVLDSGEIIVAGGFLNFNGISVPNQIVKLSKDGEMDVKFNDNINVSPIGNLGGITYHNYSKIEELDSVIYVSEVSVVGPSVTAINLDGTVKNDFEMPTAIDVVNDLIPLEAPVVSHTTSRKAKLVPDANNYIFAIGTVNSGVNGLSSVIVKVNLGAKSGSLSVNPTPEKSTSNVLFYPVPVKEKVNLSFSNSIVPTKVAVYSVNGTELYSSKVQSKDNIDVDMSSFASGVYFIKLFSDLGVTTKKIIKK, encoded by the coding sequence ATGAAGAAACTTTACTCATTATTATTACTTGCTATTTTTGGATTTTTCTCATCTTATGCTCAAACTATAGATGAAACTTTTATTAAACCGATACCTTATAAAGCCGCAAAAATTTCTGTTATAAGAAAACTTCCCGATGGTAAAATTTTGCTCGGTGGAGATATTGCATTTTATAAAGATAAAAAAGTAAATAACCTTATTCGTTTAAATGCCGATTATTCACTTGACGAAACATTTTTATTCAATGATCCAGACAATTTAAAAATTAAAAAGGTTCAATTGCAGAGTAATGGTGATATAGTTGTTCTAGCTCATGTTGATAATCCGTATAACTTTAATAATGAAAAAGGAATCATTTTTCAACTTAGTACAGAAGGCGAAATTAAAACTGAAATTACAGGATTAGTAGATATCACCTCAATAGGTATACAAAATGATGATAAAATTCTAGTTTCTGGCGGTACTTGGGCTGTTGACAACGGTTATTTACGCAGATACAATAGTGATTTTAGTATTGATGAAACTTTTAAGAATGATATTTTTTTTGATAAAGAAGTAACCGATGTAAAAGTTTTTGGAAGTTCAATATATGCAAGTGGTTTATTCTCATTAGTGGATGGAATAACAAAAAACAGTATTGTAAAATTGAATCCTGATGGAATAATTGACGCTTCTTTTGACGTTGGAGTTGGAGCTAATGGCCATGGATTTTCAATGACACCTCTAGATGATGGTAAATTAATAGTTAGCGGGAATTTCTTAAGTATTGTAGACAATGTACAATCATATAATATGGCAAGGCTAAATTTAGACGGATCAATAGATGATAGTTTTTCTTCCCAATATTATAGTTATGCTAATTCTTCCGTGGTTATAAAAGATTCTTTTATTTACTTAGATGCCGAAATAAACGATGGAATTGTCAGTAGACCATATTTAATCAGACTTAATGCTGATGGGGCATTAGACGAAAGGTTTAATCGTGTTAAATTAGATGAATTTGGAATGGATGATTTTGCTCTAAATTTTATCGATGACAAAATTTTTTACACTAATTCTGGGCAGGTTGGAAATAGATATGGCCTGTCGATATCTGATTTAGACGGAAATACAATTGACTCGTCTGAATTGCAACCGAGTAAGTCTGGAAGTTTTGAAACGGGTGGTTATTTTGATGGAAAACTAGTCGTTAAAGGGGACTTTATGAAGATTAACGACGTTGAAACTTTTGGTATTGGTTTATTGGACGAAAACGGCACGGTTGATGAAACATTTGTTTTTCCAAAATATCTTGGCGAAATTAGACAGTTTCAAATTATAGATAACACCACCATTTTTGTTAGTACAAAAGATAAATTTTTGAAACTGGATAATACTGGAAATATTTTAAAAGATTTTGATTTTAAAAAAGATTCTCAATTATTAAGGATAGAACAGTTTAAAGTCCTAGATAACGGTAAAATTTTAATTACAGATCAGTGGGGTTTGTATATATTGAATGAAGAAGGAATACAAGAAGCCATTTTTCCGATAAATTCAGATCCGAATTTTTGGGCTACCGGCATTAAATTTGAAATGCAAAATAATCAAATTATTTGTGGATATCTTTTAAATAGTTTTAGTTCAGGGTACGTTCCTAAACTAATTCGATTTAATTTAGATACTTCGATCGACAGCAATTTTAATATTGGACAAGGACCAGATTCGCTATTTGAAAAAATAAAAGTTTTGGATTCGGGTGAGATTATAGTTGCGGGTGGTTTTCTGAATTTTAACGGAATTTCCGTTCCTAATCAGATAGTCAAACTGTCAAAAGACGGAGAAATGGATGTTAAATTTAATGATAATATAAATGTATCCCCAATAGGTAATCTTGGTGGAATTACCTACCATAATTACAGTAAAATAGAGGAGTTGGATTCTGTTATTTACGTTAGTGAGGTTTCGGTTGTTGGTCCAAGTGTGACTGCAATAAACCTTGACGGAACTGTTAAGAACGATTTTGAGATGCCAACTGCAATCGATGTTGTAAATGATTTAATTCCTTTAGAAGCGCCTGTAGTAAGTCATACTACTTCCCGTAAAGCAAAATTAGTGCCTGATGCTAATAATTACATATTTGCAATCGGTACTGTAAACAGTGGAGTTAATGGTTTATCATCTGTTATTGTAAAAGTGAATCTTGGAGCAAAATCTGGGTCATTGTCTGTTAATCCAACACCAGAAAAATCAACTTCAAATGTTTTATTCTATCCGGTTCCGGTAAAGGAAAAAGTAAATTTGTCTTTTTCAAATTCAATTGTACCAACCAAAGTGGCTGTTTATTCAGTGAATGGAACAGAACTATATTCTTCTAAAGTGCAAAGTAAAGATAACATAGACGTTGATATGTCTTCATTTGCTTCAGGAGTTTATTTCATTAAACTTTTTTCTGATTTGGGAGTTACAACTAAAAAAATAATTAAAAAGTAA
- a CDS encoding ATP-binding protein: MELKKSERKKTKIKMALQAPSGSGKSMSAILLAQGLSKGDLTKVAVIDTEAGSSNLYAHLGNYNVLSLETPHSPERYMEAIDVCIKSGMEVVIIDSISHCWDFLLDYHASLTGNSFTNWNKVTPRQKAFVDKILQSDVHIICTMRVKQDYVLSERNGKMVPEKVGLKAIQRDEISYEFTIVFDIDYKHFATASKDRTNLFEGKPQFIISSATGRKILDWCNSTMTKGELQIKVTECNTVTELTELYHNNADIAKTIEQDFVAKRNLLNNLTSNISSNGNGTHKS; encoded by the coding sequence ATGGAATTAAAAAAATCAGAAAGAAAAAAAACCAAAATCAAAATGGCTTTACAAGCACCTAGTGGGTCGGGGAAATCTATGAGTGCAATTTTATTAGCGCAAGGATTATCTAAAGGAGATTTAACCAAAGTAGCTGTAATTGATACAGAAGCAGGTTCAAGCAATCTCTATGCTCATTTAGGAAACTATAATGTCCTGAGTTTAGAAACTCCACATTCACCTGAAAGGTATATGGAAGCAATAGATGTATGTATTAAATCAGGGATGGAAGTTGTCATAATTGATAGCATATCGCATTGCTGGGATTTTCTGCTTGATTATCATGCTTCTCTTACTGGTAACAGTTTTACCAATTGGAATAAGGTAACTCCTAGGCAGAAAGCTTTTGTGGATAAGATATTGCAAAGTGATGTTCACATAATATGCACAATGAGAGTTAAACAAGACTATGTTTTAAGTGAGAGAAACGGCAAAATGGTTCCTGAAAAAGTAGGTTTAAAAGCTATTCAACGTGATGAGATTTCTTATGAGTTTACAATAGTTTTTGATATTGATTACAAGCATTTTGCAACAGCATCAAAGGATAGAACCAATTTGTTTGAGGGTAAACCACAGTTTATAATAAGTTCTGCTACAGGCAGAAAAATTCTAGATTGGTGTAATAGTACAATGACAAAAGGAGAACTTCAAATTAAAGTTACAGAGTGTAATACAGTTACGGAATTGACTGAACTATACCACAACAATGCAGATATAGCAAAGACTATTGAGCAAGATTTTGTTGCGAAAAGGAATTTACTAAACAATTTAACCTCTAATATTTCTTCAAATGGAAATGGAACTCATAAAAGTTAG
- a CDS encoding HNH endonuclease, translated as MIKIEKGYSSIKNKAVTLDDLALEHYNRLVTIVGNYKITPLNKLCEELDEERLIAIRPLTKDIQLKIDFLEKVTNAKEFEKLIISPLSDFDTIIADYDRFKTLFENKKYKSYLDIFGYSRIRKLRMMYVFALDLGIKTCPYCNNHYVLTIKKSKKANLHFDHFYSKSKYPFLCLSYYNLVPCCAVCNTTKSDKDFNIKNYIHPYFDSINDKFDVVTDKHTIIDMILTGNRKFESLSVELKPKKGHEDLVNRHDTVFNLKEVYNEHKDVVFEIYSKQYIYTDSFIKSLKGSFSKEFSESEIERFILGNYTLIEEINNRPLAKLMQDIYKEARIVKATKK; from the coding sequence ATGATTAAGATAGAAAAAGGCTATAGTAGTATAAAAAATAAAGCAGTTACTCTTGACGACCTTGCATTGGAACATTATAATAGACTTGTGACAATTGTAGGAAATTATAAAATTACTCCATTAAATAAATTATGCGAAGAGCTTGATGAAGAACGATTAATAGCTATACGACCACTAACGAAAGATATTCAATTAAAAATTGATTTTCTAGAGAAAGTAACCAATGCGAAAGAATTTGAAAAATTGATAATTTCTCCTTTAAGCGATTTTGACACAATAATAGCAGATTATGATAGATTTAAAACCTTGTTTGAAAATAAAAAATATAAGAGTTATTTAGACATCTTTGGATACTCAAGGATACGAAAATTAAGAATGATGTATGTTTTTGCTCTGGATTTAGGCATTAAGACATGTCCTTATTGTAATAATCATTACGTTTTGACAATAAAAAAATCAAAAAAAGCTAATCTTCATTTTGATCATTTTTATTCAAAAAGTAAATATCCTTTTCTCTGTTTATCGTACTATAATCTTGTGCCATGTTGTGCAGTTTGTAATACTACTAAGAGTGATAAAGATTTTAATATCAAGAATTATATACACCCTTATTTTGATTCGATTAATGATAAATTTGATGTAGTAACAGATAAGCACACGATAATAGATATGATTTTAACGGGGAATCGAAAGTTTGAAAGCTTATCAGTAGAATTGAAACCTAAAAAAGGGCATGAGGATTTAGTTAATAGACACGATACAGTTTTTAATTTAAAAGAAGTGTATAATGAGCACAAGGATGTTGTTTTTGAAATATATTCAAAGCAATATATTTATACTGACAGTTTTATAAAGTCTTTGAAGGGTTCGTTTTCAAAAGAATTTTCAGAAAGTGAAATTGAAAGGTTTATTCTAGGAAATTATACATTAATAGAAGAAATAAATAATAGACCTTTAGCAAAACTAATGCAAGATATTTATAAGGAGGCTCGAATAGTAAAAGCAACTAAAAAATAA